A DNA window from Mycobacterium sp. IDR2000157661 contains the following coding sequences:
- a CDS encoding wax ester/triacylglycerol synthase domain-containing protein: MSLRLGIEDAVALHRQTTTAPAHTVAVLVMERSEELSHPRLQELLASSLPRLARFRSRLVGKPMGVGQPLWAEIDSYDPMPQIHGATVRAPGGRRELAELVMQLSAGMQDWRRSLWQAWSIDGLAGGRWALAVKMSPVLCDDGYGLAALWQQLITSEPISEYLSPPEAGLGPGPSRAALVADTLAEVIENQVIGAWLVAEAAAGAVVALRRQLYDAADPPVAPRRPGAGRPFTGPLTRRRSTALAAIPLADVQTISDAFGGSARNVVLAACTLALRSWLLRYDRMPDDPLVLTVPLATPDGDAAEDGCAPATGQIMVPVHTDDPVQVLSNLHTATERLHSAHRYPERPAPLITLMALLPPWLTHAGMQAYSRFGLTRLRPSSRHGAVAFASQRPGPMYCAGADVVAMYSVAPLAEGCGLNVGIIGHGDVLDVCVTACPDNVPDVEYLCSGITDAIDVLVRSATKSPRGEGRSVVSELNSHASRRS; encoded by the coding sequence ATGAGCCTGCGGTTGGGCATCGAGGACGCGGTCGCGCTTCATCGGCAGACCACGACCGCGCCGGCACACACGGTGGCCGTGCTCGTCATGGAGCGCTCGGAAGAGCTCAGCCATCCACGGCTGCAGGAGCTGCTGGCCTCGTCCCTGCCGCGGCTCGCCCGGTTCCGCAGCCGGCTGGTGGGCAAGCCGATGGGGGTCGGACAGCCCCTATGGGCGGAGATCGACAGCTATGACCCGATGCCGCAGATCCACGGCGCGACCGTGCGTGCACCGGGAGGCCGCCGCGAGCTCGCCGAGCTCGTCATGCAACTGAGCGCCGGGATGCAGGACTGGCGCCGATCGTTGTGGCAGGCCTGGAGCATCGACGGATTGGCCGGTGGCCGTTGGGCGTTGGCGGTCAAGATGTCACCGGTGCTCTGTGACGACGGATACGGCCTTGCCGCGTTGTGGCAGCAGCTGATCACCAGCGAACCGATCTCGGAATACCTTTCGCCGCCGGAGGCCGGGTTGGGCCCAGGACCGTCACGGGCCGCGCTCGTCGCCGACACGCTGGCCGAGGTGATCGAGAACCAGGTCATCGGAGCCTGGCTGGTCGCCGAAGCGGCCGCAGGCGCGGTGGTGGCACTGCGCCGTCAGCTGTACGACGCCGCCGACCCACCGGTCGCGCCCCGGCGGCCAGGGGCCGGCCGTCCGTTCACCGGCCCGCTGACGAGGCGGCGGTCCACCGCACTTGCGGCGATACCGCTGGCCGACGTGCAAACGATCAGCGACGCATTCGGCGGCAGCGCCCGTAACGTCGTCCTCGCCGCGTGCACGCTCGCGCTGCGCTCCTGGCTGCTGCGCTACGACCGGATGCCCGACGACCCGCTGGTGCTCACCGTCCCGCTGGCCACCCCCGATGGCGACGCCGCCGAGGACGGGTGTGCACCGGCCACCGGGCAGATCATGGTGCCCGTCCACACCGACGATCCGGTGCAGGTGCTCAGCAACCTGCATACCGCCACCGAGCGGCTGCACTCAGCGCACCGGTATCCCGAGCGGCCTGCGCCTCTGATCACCCTCATGGCGTTGTTGCCGCCCTGGCTGACTCATGCGGGTATGCAGGCCTACAGCCGCTTCGGGTTGACGCGCCTGCGCCCGTCGAGCCGCCACGGCGCCGTGGCGTTCGCGTCGCAGCGGCCGGGCCCCATGTACTGCGCCGGCGCCGACGTCGTCGCGATGTATTCCGTCGCCCCGCTCGCCGAGGGCTGCGGGCTCAACGTCGGGATCATCGGCCACGGTGACGTGCTGGACGTATGCGTCACCGCGTGCCCGGACAACGTCCCGGACGTGGAGTACCTCTGCAGTGGCATCACCGACGCCATCGACGTGCTGGTGAGGTCAGCGACGAAATCACCACGCGGCGAGGGCCGTTCGGTGGTTTCGGAGCTGAACTCGCATGCCAGCAGGCGGTCGTGA